Proteins from a genomic interval of Desulfovibrio piger:
- a CDS encoding outer membrane homotrimeric porin encodes MKKLMTLALAAGMLLGAATGAGAIDFKAKGQWLMGFSAGDGSLISHTKAKGSDHNSARDTDDIFSASQRVRLQLDAVASEALSGTVFFEIGDQVWGNAESGGALGADGTVVELKNAYIDWMVPNTDLKFRMGIQGIQLPNVAGGSAVFDDDVAGVVASYQFNENVGLTTFWARPYNDNYNTRADRTNYQDNMDLFALMVPLTFDGVKVTPWAMYGMAGANSKTVKSMGPYTRPISPDDGVANTTTGKAYGSMFWAGLPISLTLWDPLNVELDINYGYVESMGRYTADRYNGTGFRMGDTKREGWLVKALVEYKMDWGTPGIFGWYASGDDGNVKNGSERMPTVSGCGNFMSFMGDGNYGWSSAGSLYDRNLTYTGTWGIGLRIHDLSFVEDLKHSFRVAYWGGTNSPSMAKYVEHSWGWDNGLDKDGHYLTTNDGLLEFNLVNSYQIYENLEANLELGYIVNMMDDDTWKRSYRSDSYKKQDAWKAQLIFAYSF; translated from the coding sequence ATGAAAAAGCTGATGACCCTCGCTCTTGCTGCGGGCATGCTGCTGGGCGCCGCTACCGGCGCCGGCGCTATTGATTTCAAGGCCAAAGGCCAGTGGCTGATGGGCTTCTCCGCCGGTGACGGCTCCCTGATCAGCCATACGAAGGCTAAGGGGAGCGACCACAACAGCGCCCGAGACACCGACGACATCTTCTCCGCTTCCCAGCGTGTTCGTCTGCAGTTGGACGCCGTGGCTTCCGAAGCCCTGTCCGGTACCGTGTTCTTCGAAATTGGTGACCAGGTGTGGGGCAATGCCGAAAGCGGCGGCGCTCTGGGCGCTGACGGCACCGTGGTGGAACTGAAGAACGCCTACATCGACTGGATGGTGCCCAATACCGACCTCAAGTTCCGCATGGGTATCCAGGGCATCCAGCTGCCCAACGTGGCCGGTGGTTCCGCCGTCTTTGATGACGATGTGGCCGGCGTGGTGGCCAGCTACCAGTTCAACGAAAACGTGGGCCTGACCACTTTCTGGGCCCGTCCGTACAACGATAACTACAACACTCGTGCGGATCGTACGAATTACCAGGACAACATGGACCTGTTCGCCCTGATGGTGCCCCTGACCTTCGACGGCGTGAAGGTGACCCCCTGGGCCATGTACGGCATGGCCGGTGCCAACAGCAAGACTGTCAAGTCCATGGGGCCCTACACCCGTCCCATTTCGCCCGACGACGGCGTGGCTAATACCACTACCGGCAAGGCTTACGGTTCCATGTTCTGGGCCGGTCTGCCCATCTCCCTGACCCTGTGGGATCCGCTGAACGTCGAGCTGGACATCAACTACGGCTATGTGGAATCCATGGGTCGCTACACTGCCGATCGCTACAACGGTACCGGTTTCCGCATGGGCGACACCAAGCGTGAAGGCTGGCTGGTCAAGGCCCTGGTGGAATACAAGATGGATTGGGGTACCCCCGGCATCTTCGGCTGGTATGCTTCCGGTGACGACGGCAACGTCAAGAACGGTTCCGAGCGCATGCCCACCGTTTCCGGTTGCGGCAACTTCATGTCCTTCATGGGCGACGGCAACTACGGCTGGTCCTCTGCCGGCAGCCTGTATGACCGCAACTTGACCTACACCGGCACTTGGGGTATCGGTCTGCGCATCCACGATCTGAGCTTTGTGGAAGATCTGAAGCACTCCTTCCGCGTGGCCTACTGGGGCGGCACCAACAGCCCCTCCATGGCCAAGTATGTGGAACATTCCTGGGGCTGGGACAATGGTCTGGACAAGGATGGTCACTACCTGACCACCAACGACGGCCTGCTGGAATTCAACCTGGTCAACAGCTACCAGATCTACGAAAACCTGGAAGCCAACCTGGAACTGGGTTACATCGTGAACATGATGGACGACGATACTTGGAAGCGCAGCTACCGCAGCGATTCCTACAAGAAGCAGGACGCTTGGAAGGCCCAGCTGATCTTCGCTTACAGCTTCTAG
- a CDS encoding outer membrane homotrimeric porin — protein sequence MKKLMTLALAAAMMLGAATGANAIDFKAKGQWIMSFDYGMHGNFGESKAKNNSGFGKHEDEFEARQRVRLQLDAVASEALSGTVFFEMGDQIWGQDSTGGALGADGKVVELKRAYIDWMVPQTDLKVRMGIQGIALPSFTTNASQIMDDDVAAISLNYQFNENVGLTAFWARPYNDNAGYKSSDAGSTKWDNYMDNMDMFAVLLPLTFDGVKVTPWVMYAAMGPGMFDNFAKDPGNAWGRASAGMQSGFKGTDWNDSYGNAFWAGVTGEVTYWDPFRIAWDVNYGSASYEDQKMNREGWLASLLLEYKLDWGTPGLYGWYGSGDDSNPRNGSERMPVVSANGNNGFSNFAFNGNPYIAREGVLGTNMTGTWGIGARLKDVSFLEDLKHTLRVNFMGGTNAPKMAKYIRDYGNPYAKHGVSDVARYATAYDPMYLTTDDTALEIGLTNTYKMYDNFTVMLDASYVALWLEDSRSVWGKNPGRGALDGDGVYDAWNVNLSFVYSF from the coding sequence ATGAAGAAGCTTATGACTCTCGCTCTGGCCGCCGCCATGATGCTGGGTGCCGCTACCGGCGCCAACGCTATCGACTTCAAGGCCAAGGGCCAGTGGATCATGTCTTTCGACTACGGCATGCACGGCAACTTTGGTGAAAGCAAGGCCAAGAACAACTCCGGCTTCGGCAAGCACGAAGACGAGTTCGAAGCCCGCCAGCGCGTCCGCCTGCAGTTGGACGCCGTGGCTTCCGAGGCCCTGTCCGGTACCGTGTTCTTTGAAATGGGTGACCAGATTTGGGGCCAGGACAGCACTGGCGGCGCTCTGGGCGCTGACGGCAAGGTCGTGGAACTGAAGCGCGCCTACATCGACTGGATGGTGCCCCAGACCGACCTGAAGGTCCGCATGGGTATCCAGGGCATCGCTCTGCCCAGCTTCACCACCAATGCCTCCCAGATCATGGACGATGACGTGGCCGCCATCAGCCTGAACTATCAGTTCAACGAAAACGTTGGCCTGACCGCTTTCTGGGCTCGCCCCTACAACGACAATGCCGGCTATAAGAGCTCTGACGCTGGTTCCACCAAGTGGGACAACTACATGGACAACATGGACATGTTCGCCGTGCTGCTGCCTCTGACCTTCGACGGCGTGAAGGTGACTCCTTGGGTCATGTACGCTGCCATGGGCCCCGGTATGTTCGACAACTTTGCTAAGGACCCCGGCAATGCTTGGGGTCGTGCCAGCGCCGGCATGCAGTCCGGCTTCAAGGGCACCGACTGGAATGATTCCTATGGCAATGCCTTCTGGGCTGGCGTGACCGGCGAAGTGACCTACTGGGATCCCTTCCGCATCGCTTGGGATGTGAACTACGGTTCCGCCTCTTACGAAGACCAGAAGATGAACCGCGAAGGCTGGTTGGCCAGCCTGCTGCTGGAATACAAGCTGGATTGGGGTACTCCCGGTCTGTACGGCTGGTACGGTTCCGGTGACGACAGCAACCCCCGCAACGGTTCCGAGCGCATGCCTGTGGTGAGCGCCAACGGCAACAACGGCTTCTCCAACTTCGCCTTCAACGGCAACCCCTACATCGCCCGTGAAGGCGTGCTGGGCACCAATATGACCGGTACCTGGGGCATCGGCGCCCGCCTGAAGGACGTGAGCTTCCTGGAAGACCTGAAGCACACCCTGCGTGTGAACTTCATGGGCGGCACCAACGCTCCTAAGATGGCTAAGTACATCCGTGATTACGGTAATCCCTATGCAAAGCATGGTGTGAGCGACGTCGCTCGGTATGCTACTGCTTACGATCCCATGTACCTGACCACCGACGACACCGCTCTGGAAATCGGTCTGACCAACACCTACAAGATGTATGACAACTTCACCGTCATGCTGGATGCCTCCTACGTGGCCCTGTGGCTGGAAGACAGCCGCTCCGTCTGGGGCAAGAACCCCGGTCGCGGCGCTCTGGACGGCGACGGCGTGTACGACGCCTGGAACGTGAACCTGTCCTTCGTGTACTCCTTCTAA